The Pecten maximus chromosome 14, xPecMax1.1, whole genome shotgun sequence genome includes a region encoding these proteins:
- the LOC117342984 gene encoding NXPE family member 3-like yields MHSKYKTTIKTALKSPRATISRNILDRYLEYRQIKRVNNFKELYDPRFSVVELASKSGTLKAGSQLTFKISLHNGYNQPLHQGGDLLNIWLRNAEGTSTVAGHVVDHMNGSYTGHVMAFWAGNVTAKVTVTNTKEGIGLYTNYVHEHGSYKFINATFSENKTTEMTLCAPKMSTWLYQRYGGFCNLTKENYNISLFCGKPKSVSCRNWVKYGWNGALYFTGNTEKILSYRDVLLKGIQLTIVPSSNGDLDYPVPKTPCNVLPSALTWNTTKPSGFLNNGKHHNLICRKTVDLSGEKYRACLKNRQVISIGDSTTRQWFFRLATILGIKQSIKIKSNVVWQKFVRAFNYTLGLDIEWQPHELPFHGTPGSDRKTIQSVANRLDRIPSKSTAIVIIHWYAHIARCCDHLAFREHVRNAKMAIIRLLKRSPDVQFFIKGPHLISYKKAIKPYAFIGMFVEQVLREELDNLIDRIIYLDQWDMSVATENINIHPNVNLDDISLNNLINFACKKR; encoded by the exons ATGCATTCTAAATACAAAACAACTATCAAGACTGCCTTGAAATCCCCAAGAGCGACTATTTCCAGGAACATTCTGGATCGTTATCTTGAGTATCGCCAGATAAAGCGAGTTAATAATTTTAAGGAACTGTATGATCCTCGCTTTTCTGTGGTAGAGCTTGCCAGCAAATCAGGGACTTTAAAAGCCGGTTCACAGCTCACTTTTAAAATATCTCTTCATAATGGTTATAACCAGCCACTACATCAAGGAGGTGATCTACTCAATATTTGGCTTCGAAATGCGGAAGGAACATCGACTGTTGCTGGTCACGTGGTCGATCATATGAACGGTTCGTATACAGGTCACGTGATGGCATTTTGGGCCGGAAATGTCACTGCAAAAGTGACCGTCACCAACACGAAAGAGGGAATCGGTTTATATACCAACTACGTTCATGAGCATGGCTCTTATAAATTCATAAACGCCACATTTTCAGAGAATAAAACAACTGAAATGACTCTATGTGCACCTAAGATGTCTACTTGGTTGTACCAAAGATACGGAGGATTCTGCAACCTGACTAAGgaaaattacaatatttctttattctGTGGGAAGCCCAAGTCCGTTTCATGTAGGAACTGGGTAAAGTATGGCTGGAACGGTGCACTGTATTTTACTGGAAATACAGAGAAAATACTGag CTACAGGGATGTGCTGTTGAAGGGAATTCAACTAACCATTGTTCCAA GTTCTAATGGCGATCTAGATTATCCAGTGCCTAAAACACCATGCAATGTTTTGCCGTCCGCTTTGACATGGAACACCACAAAACCATCCGGTTTCCTAAATAACGGAAAACATCATAACCTGATATGTCGAAAAACAGTAGATCTCAGTGGAGAGAAATATCGGGCATGTCTTAAAAACAGACAAGTTATTTCGATTGGAGATTCTACAACTAGACAATGGTTCTTCCGTCTGGCGACCATTTTGGGAATAAAACAATCcattaaaatcaaatcaaatgtgGTATGGCAAAAGTTCGTTCGTGCCTTTAACTATACACTTGGACTTGACATTGAATGGCAACCGCATGAACTTCCATTCCACGGGACTCCGGGTTCGGACAGAAAGACCATTCAATCTGTAGCCAATAGACTGGACAGAATTCCTAGTAAAAGCACCGCCATCGTTATTATCCATTGGTACGCCCATATCGCCAGGTGTTGTGACCACTTAGCCTTTAGGGAGCATGTGCGCAATGCAAAAATGGCCATAATTAGGCTTCTGAAGAGGTCCCCGGATGTTCAATTTTTCATTAAAGGTCCTCATCTCATATCATATAAAAAAGCTATAAAGCCGTATGCCTTTATTGGTATGTTTGTCGAACAAGTTTTGCGGGAAGAGTTGGATAATTTGATTGACAGAATCATCTACCTTGACCAGTGGGACATGTCTGTAGCCACAGAAAACATCAATATTCATCCTAATGTAAATTTGGACGATATATCACTAAACAACCTAATTAATTTTGCATGTAAAAAGCGTTAG